Below is a genomic region from Billgrantia tianxiuensis.
GGCCTGCCTAACCACTCTCCAAGGAGGGCTCGAGGCCGAACTGACATTACGACGCAAGCGGCCCGCCCCGAGTTTGCCTTCGACTGGCAAACTACCCGTCACTATCGGATCAGGAGTCGTTTACGGCGATGGGTACAACCCTTTCGACCCAGCTACTTTGACTATGCCAGCCGCCCCCTGCCACCAGGCTGGCAATGGCTCTATTACGTCACGCACCCCTGCCGGAAGCTGCGCAGCCTGATTACATCGAGAAGGTCGCACCCATGACTCCTACCAGGGCCAGGCAAAAATGGTGAACCTCAGGAAGCTGCTGGCTCCCGTCGATACCCTGAGAGCCATTCTTCCCCTGCTGTGGGTAAGCAGCCGGAAGTGGACGCTGCTGAGCACGCTGTTCATGGCAATGGAAGCGTGCCTGGGCCTCGCCACTCTCTACTTGCTGAAGCAGTTGGTCGACGTGGTCACCCAACTTCTTGGCGACGCTGCCTCGGCGGGCAGCTTCACCCCCGTATTGTGGTATGTCGCCCTGACCGGCATCACGACGCTTGCCTTCATAGCGGCACGCGCCTTGTCGAATCTCGCCAAGGAGATACAGTCGTTGCTGGTGGCTGACCATATTGACCAGGAGATACATGCCAGGGCGGTAACGGCCGATCTCGCGTTCTATGAAAGCCCGCGCTACTTCGACACTCTCGAACGCGCCCGGGAGGCGGGCAGCCATCGGCCGGTCCAGGTGGTGAGCAACCTCATGATGCTCGTCCGCAACTGCATCATGCTGACGGCCATTGCGGCGTTGATTCTTTCGCTCAATTGGTTGCTGGTACCGGTCCTGGCGATCGCCATCGTTCCGGCACTGCTGGTGAGGCTGCATTTCACCAGGCATCTTTACGACTGGCAGCATCGGCGTACGCAGATGGAGCGTCGCGCCGGCTATCTCGATTGGCTGATGACCTCTGACCACCATGCCAAGGAGCTGCGCCTCTACCAGTTGGGCGATCATCTAAGAGGCTGCTACGGCAGGCTACGCAGCCAGATCCGGCAGGAACGCCTGAACATCACCCAGCGACGCACACGAGTCGAAGTGGCTGTGGGTGCCATCGCCACCATCGCCTTCTTCAGTGCCCTGGCCTACCTCGCCTGGCAAACGGCAGAGGGTCGCAACAGTGTCGGCGACCTGGTTCTGTTCCTGCTGATATTTCAGCGCGCCCAATCCATGGGGCAGGAGTTGGTCCATCAATTGTCCAATCTCTACGAAGACCACCTTTACATGGGGTTGCTGATCGAGTTCCTGGCCATTCGCCCGGTCATCGCCGACCCGGCTTCCCCCGTTCCCCTGCCCGACCCGATGCGCGAGGGAATCCGGTTTCACGACGTCAGCTTTCACTACCCCGGATGCACCACTCCCGTTCTACGTCATATCGATCTCAGCATCGCCCCGGGGCAGATCGTGGCGCTAGTAGGCACCAATGGATCCGGCAAGACGTCATTGATCAAGCTGCTCTGCCGTCTCTACGACCCAACGACAGGCGAGATTACCTTGGATGGCGTGGACATACGCGACTACGGGCTTGAAGCCTACCGTCGTCTGTTCAGCGTTATCTTCCAGGATTATTCTCACTACGCCGAATCGGCACGGGAGAACATTCGCTTTGGCGATATCCAGGCGCCTTGCGACACCCCCGCCGTGCAAACGGCGGCACTCAAGGCCGATGCCGATGGCTTCATACAGGAGCTGTCCGCCGGCTACGATACTCCCCTGACCCGCATGTTCGATGACGGCCAGGAGATCAGTATCGGACAGTGGCAGAAGGTCGCCCTGGCGCGGGCCTTCATGCAGCAGTCCAGCGTGATCATTCTCGACGAGCCTACCAGCGCCCTGGATCCGGGTGCCGAGTTCAAGTTGTTCGAGAGTTTTCGAGAACGGATCGATCACCGAGCCGCCCTCATCATCAGCCACCGGCTTTCCACCGTAAGAATGGCTGACCATATCTACGTCATGGAACAAGGTGTGATCCACGAGAGTGGGACCCATGACGAGCTGATCAAGCGAGGAGGCATCTACTGCCGTTTGTTCAACCAACAGGCCCACCACTATCGCGAAGTGGACGCCTGAAATCGTCTCCGATCAGCAGGCCACCACCAGCCCTTCCGTCTCGAGCTGCTCCAGGAACTGCAATACGTCGCGCTCACAGGTTTCGCGCTCGACTGTGAACTCGGCCAGGAGCTGGTTGCAAATTCCAGAGACGCTCATCTCGTCCTGAATCAGGCTCCAGATACGTCCTCCTACTGCCTGAGTACCGTAGTACATGCCCCGTTCGGCATTGAACAGGACCAGATCGTCATTTACCTGAGAAGCGAGCAACGACGGATGCCGCTTCACCACCGTGGTCAT
It encodes:
- a CDS encoding ABC transporter ATP-binding protein, which translates into the protein MNLRKLLAPVDTLRAILPLLWVSSRKWTLLSTLFMAMEACLGLATLYLLKQLVDVVTQLLGDAASAGSFTPVLWYVALTGITTLAFIAARALSNLAKEIQSLLVADHIDQEIHARAVTADLAFYESPRYFDTLERAREAGSHRPVQVVSNLMMLVRNCIMLTAIAALILSLNWLLVPVLAIAIVPALLVRLHFTRHLYDWQHRRTQMERRAGYLDWLMTSDHHAKELRLYQLGDHLRGCYGRLRSQIRQERLNITQRRTRVEVAVGAIATIAFFSALAYLAWQTAEGRNSVGDLVLFLLIFQRAQSMGQELVHQLSNLYEDHLYMGLLIEFLAIRPVIADPASPVPLPDPMREGIRFHDVSFHYPGCTTPVLRHIDLSIAPGQIVALVGTNGSGKTSLIKLLCRLYDPTTGEITLDGVDIRDYGLEAYRRLFSVIFQDYSHYAESARENIRFGDIQAPCDTPAVQTAALKADADGFIQELSAGYDTPLTRMFDDGQEISIGQWQKVALARAFMQQSSVIILDEPTSALDPGAEFKLFESFRERIDHRAALIISHRLSTVRMADHIYVMEQGVIHESGTHDELIKRGGIYCRLFNQQAHHYREVDA
- a CDS encoding PqqD family peptide modification chaperone — its product is MKMTTVVKRHPSLLASQVNDDLVLFNAERGMYYGTQAVGGRIWSLIQDEMSVSGICNQLLAEFTVERETCERDVLQFLEQLETEGLVVAC